AGTAAACAgagccacaacaacacaacggACCAGAAAGCACAGTGACaggtcacaacaacacaacagatcaAACCATACAACAAATCAAGATACACGACagatcagaaaaacacaacaacaaatcaaaatacACAGTTACAGGTCACAAAAACACTACAGATCAAACTATACAACAgatcaaaacacacaacaaatcaaaatacACAGTGACAGGTCACAAAAACACTACAACACATCAAAATACACAGCGAcagttcacaaaaacacaacagatcaaACTATACAACAgatcaaaacacacaacaaatcaaaatacacagtgacaggtcacaaaaacactgcaacacatcaaaatacacagtgacaggtcacaaaaacacaacagatcaaACTATACAACAAATCAAGatacacaacaaatcaaaatacacagtgacaggtcacaaaaacacatcaacaaatcaaaatacacagtgacagttcacaaaaacacaacagatcaaACTATACAACAgatcaaaacacacaacaaatcaaaagaCACAGTgacaattcacaaaaacacaacagatcaaaatacacaacaaatcaaaatacacaacaaatcaaaagaCACAGTgacaattcacaaaaacacaacagatcaaaagacacaacaaatcaaaacacacaacaaatcagaaaacacagtgacaattcacaaaaacacaacaaaataaaaaacactgacaatTCTGTAGAAACTCAACAACAGATCgacgtgtctctgtgtttcaaactaaaacagaaccgtgtgtgtttgtgtgtaaagctGCAGTTCTTCTGTCCCCCAGCGTGTGGTGCAGTCTACACGGATCAGTCTTCAACctgattctgctgctgctgctggcctgTCACTCCAAAGCCGTCCTCTCAGATCCTGGTCAGCAAAATGCCCACAAATGTTTATATCTAACATTAGTATTAGATTTGTTCGTGCTTCGTGCGTTCAGTTGTGCGTTTGTTGTGCGTTTGTTGTGCAGGTAAGGTGCCTCTTCCCGACACGGCCATCGACTTCTCAGACCTCCGCTCGCAGTCGTCTCGGATGAGCGAGCGGGTGAGTGACAAACTATAAGATAATAAGATTTAATACTTTCATGTGAATTTTAAATTGAACAGAGTAAATAACAGAGAGGGAACATGAGAGACTCTGATTATACGTCTATTATTAACAACTGTGTGATTATCTCCGACTGACACTCTGCTAAGAACCTATACTTACCTGTGCTCTGCTCCCAGGCCTGTTATTATCAGCTTCATGACAGACGCGTTGCTCTGAGTGTCTGTGAACACGTCACAGTCTCATTCCTGCTTAAGATCCTGTTGCTTTACTCTGACGTCTCTGTGGTTATTAAAATGCGCCTTCAGGGCTGCGAGGGCTGGACGGTGTGCAGTCGCTGTGAGACCTACAGACCTCCCAGAGCGCACCACTGCCGCGTCTGTCAGAGGTGCATACGCCGCATGGACCATCACTGTCCATGGTGAGAAGATGCCGTCCAACCcttttgtttcatgtttccacttcacctcctgcagcaccaggtctccctctcctgttttcttttattctttagtCACCTTCAACTTTCTCTCACccgtttccttttttttgttgtttctagGATCAACAACTGTGTCGGGGAACTAAACCAAAAGTATTTCATCCAGTTTCTCTTCTACACTGGtgagtgactgtatataaaccgGTGGGTTGACGGCAGGTTTATGGCACAAACTCACGAGACGTTTCCTCTAAaccacaaaacaaccaaaacttTTAAGCATTACTGAGAATAAACTCTGGCAGCTTCAGGGagtatttttaaatgcaacCCAACagttatatttgtataataagCGATAGAATAAGTGTCCAGAATTCAGGGCGTATCGAGAAAACACGCTTTCATTAAATAGTTCAACCTCTGATGACTTCTAGGCTCAGACGTTTCAATTATCTTCGCTGCATAACAGCAGTGAAAAGCCAGCCTCAGCACCAGCGCCACCTGGAGGTCAAGCTGCTGATAAGGTGACTGTGGTTGTGTCTTCCTGCGCAGGCATGGCCAGTCTGTACTCCATGGTGCTGGTGGTGTCGGCCTGGGTGTGGCGGATAAGGAACGAGAGAGATGGCGACgcagagaaagaaggagaggagacgcCGAGCAAACACCTGATCGTGTGAGTGTAACAGCCGGGATTTCAAGTGAAAGGTCCagtgagacagaggctgagttattctctgttttctctcctcctcagcgcTCACTACATCATCCTGCTGGTGGAGTCGGTGCTGTTCGGTGTGTTTGTCATGGTTATCTTCTACgatcaggtacacacacacacacacacgcacacacacacacacacacacgcacacacattccCTCTCTGTGTAACCTCACAGTAATATCTCCTTTTGTTCCAGTTAATCTCCATTATCACGGACGAGACTCCGATAGAGCAGATGAGGAACAGACTGATGATCAAAGACAGAGGAGCCTCAtctacctcctcttcctcctcctcctcctcctcctcacagctgcCCCACCCGCCCTCACACACCCGCAAGCCCAAGCTCGCTCTGCTGCGGGAGGTCTTCGGACGAGGTGGGTTTGTGTCCCTCGTCCACATGTCCTGCTCCGTCCATGCGTTACGTCTTTAGAGATCACTGATTCAGATTTATGTTCTCTCTCCAGGTTCAGTCTTCTTTTGGtttcttcctctccactccAACCCTCCGTCCGTCGGGGGCGTGTCCTACTCGGCCCTGCCCGACTACGACGTCTGACCTTTGGTCTgtgagagaggatgaggagcagaTGGCGAggaaggttgtgtgtgtgtgtgtgtgtgcgtgtgcgtgtgcgtgtgcgtttaCGTGTGAGAGTCAATTTGCTGCCTAACTACGATGTCTTATCTCTGGATCTTTGGCGACGAAGAAGAAGGTGGACGAAGGGGATGGAGACGGGGGATGATTGAGAGAGTGAGTGTAtcagatgaatgtgtgtgtttgtggtttcatCCCCAGGGAAAGAAAAGTTCAGCCTCAGACTCCAGACTCATGGAAATCTCTTTCCTGTCTTTCCTGTGATGAGGGAAGAGCACTGACGCTCCTTGTTCTGTCTCCGCCTGCAGATGAACAACCAGCATTCTCTTCTTATGGAAACTTctgattttaatattcactcTGGGGTTTGACTGATGCCGGTTTAGCAACATAGTAAAAGTCTGAGTCTGTGCAGGAGGAATCCTAGAGTCGTGGTTTTTAGGTCCCGCCCATAGACACTCTCAACCAATCGTCAGTCAGTCTctatatatcatcaaataactcattaaaaccaaacttatcagaaactaAACACTTTggataagaactacttaaagTGACGGAAACCATCTTCCAAAAACATTATGCAATAGAAAAATGGAATGTGTTTACCACTAGGGGGACACTGAAAACGGTACCAACATTCACAATCCACCATCTTCCTTCTACTGTTTACTTTCATCGTGCAGCGCCGTCTATTGATGGTTCTGCTCACAACTGGTTCCAGGACTTCTGAATGGAACCAGTTGAAGAACCCGAGCTGATTTCTTCGGAAAGTGTTGTCAGTTACTTCATTAAAAACGTCTTTGAGCAGCTTTgcgggaaaaaaagggaaatctCCGACAAGAAGGACCCCTAGTGGTAGGACGAGATTCTTTGGTGACGATTAACCCACCGACTTCTGGTTTCGACGTGTTTTAACCCAAGTGTCAGTCAAACTCCAACCAATGTCTTTTTATGCTAAGAGACGTTTTAGGACGTCAAGTTTCTGAGGTCGGGAGCCGAGAGCCTCGACCTCTGATCGTTGAGAACTGTGAACGCTGAGAACACGTTGGTTACTGaagtttgtttatgtttaccaaaattacaaagaaattatttatgttttttttttttttttgcacagaatCAAATTCTGTTTTCAATTCTACTTAACGTTCAGGTCAAGCTTTAAGAAATGACTCGGGATGCACTGATGTGGAGTTTTGAAGGTGACGTCAAATATTTTCCCATCAGGTGAAGCTTTAACATTTTTGCCTGTAATCGGGGAAAACACGCACTGTTAACAGTATTCTGTTAAATCTAAGTGAAGGGATGATTCTTAACTTATTTATTGTTTCTGAATATTCTGTGGAAATTTCTATATCAATAACTGTATTTTAATGTGACGGGTGGAGCTGCCTTTTGACGCTGATCTGGGTTTAAAtttgctgcttctttttttttacgtggATCTATGTAAAgttaaataacataaaatgtcagcaaaaaAATGATCTTAAATGTCAACAGGTATGCCAGCAAATTTTGTATTTGGCTGAAGATGTACTCGCATCCTTTATGAAAGTAAAACCACTTTTTCTGGTTCATGTCCcaaccactaacatggaggaggcagggttgtatgacctataccgcagcctGCCTCTAGGGGGCAAtccagatattttggcttcacttttgtgtcGGCCAGTGTCGTGGATTCACGTTAGAAACGGATAAAAACAGTCGGACACAAAGGCAGCTTCACCCGcgagtgtgtttttatgaatgtgtaTATAGATATTCTGAATTCGGTGTTTGACCTGAGTTTAACTGTTTATGATACACAAGGGAACTTTATGTTGCAGTGGgttatattaatttattaatttaagtAAGTGTCGTGATgctccttttaaaaaaacaacaactgccAGTTGGGAAATGAAATCGCACATTTCCTTATTTATGGACCAATgtggctttttttaaatatactttttatgttttcaagGAAAATCTAATTCCTGATTTTAACTGATGATCTATTTTAACACATATTAACCACATACAAATCATTTGTCCTCTAGTCTctcaacaaacacactttaaactCTGTGAGATGTTAGCAGTGGTTCTAAGAAGCAGGCAGTCTTGTAAAACTGCATTCACACGCTGGGTATATGGGATAATATTTCACTGCGTGTAAAACAGCTAGCTATGCAGTCAAGTGAGCTACTGGAGGTGAAGCTCGTTATCTCAGAGCTGGAGGCACAAATAGCAAAAAACTCATTCAACCAGAAAGCCCCTCAGAGGACTCCGTGTCCCCTCAGAGGACACGGGGTCCTTTCCCGGCCAGTCGCTGGAGCCGCTCGTGATCTGTTAACCATCTCGCTCGTGATGTgaatgcatgtttttgtttcgcCGAGGCTTGACGGGACAAAACGTCCTCCGAGCTCAGGGGCCTTACATCTTTTACAGTGTTTAAATTAGGCTGTAGAGTTGGAGCGGAACCTCGAGGGAAGAAGGGGCGGAGCGTGTTGCTTCGGTGTTGTACATAAGAAggttcatattttatattgacGATGTGCAATTCTCCTGAAGGGAATGTTACTGAACTCCGGGCTCTGTTGGAACTGTTGGTTTTCTATCACAATTTGAGTAAaacaatgtttgaaatgtttttgtgaattaaagagagaaggggaCGTTAAGTTCAGTCCAGTTTTCTGTCTTACAAGTACATGACACCTTAAAGgacatttcaaactgaatgtGTTCTGTCCAGGTGTGTGGTAACTATCAGGGTACTGGCTTGCTTGTTTGGTTCTGTTGACAAAATGCAGTcgatatttattttgtttgtatcaATGTTGATCAAAGGGGTGCGCTTGTTTCGCTTTGTCCACATCGGTGCGGTTGCTTCCTGAACCACTGATCCGATCTCTCTATCAGACACGGCACTATTCATTCAATCTCATAATCATAATCCAACAACATTGCCTTGCCCACTGTTTAAGGAAGCAAAACGAGCGCACCCCATTTGCTGTTTTACTTGACAGCGGGAAGGAATGTGTGAACAAACAAAGAGGCCACGAAATGAACACTTCAGCCACCAGCCAACACTTGACTTGCACCTGATGCTGAACTTGGAACGTCATTGATTTCTGCGGCCGAACAAGGGAACAGAACCAAACTAACAAAACGTCCCACACTGTTTGAAACTCCTTTCGGAATCAATCAGGTTATTGAGACAActtttaatgttcatgttttccACACTCAGCTTTGTCTCCTGAGGAACTTTCCTCAGCAGGTAAAACTTGACACTTGTTGGCTGATTGGTCGAACAGGTGAGTTTCAAAGCCCTGCgaacaaaaccaacagagagTTTGATATCATGTGGCTTCATGATGAACAAGTTTACAATCTACAAACCGTGACCTGTGTATTATTCCTATTGACATGCTGCTCATGCTCGTTCAACCGGAAGTAAACCTGATGTCTTTTCAACTACTCTCactctttttgtcctttttaaagtGTTGTGAGTGCTTCAGAGTCATTCTTGATTTTAAAGATTACGTCTTGGGGGACGACAAGTAGTTGTTGGTGAGAGATAAAAGAAAACggtgatttcatttttcatttacaagTTACAAGCTTAAAAGATTTTACAATCAACACCCACCGACCACAGTCTCCGTATTAAGAAATTAGTGACTCCTGTCAACGACGagctgtttccatggcaacacatTAATGACGCCTGCAGACCACTGTTTACATGGTAACAAATTATTTATGTCTTGGGGGTgattcacagacaaacaacaatataAGTCAAcaaggtttatttaaaaaggcaACAGCAGCAAAATCAATCCACAGTTGTTAGTTGTTCAATCTTTTAATTTACAGGTTACAAGCTTACACGGTTATACAATTAAAAACTCAGACACCTGAGAAAAGTGTAACAAATTAATGACTCCCGTTGACTACggtttccatggtaacaaaTTTCGTGCACGAGTGGATAAGTGACCACACTGAAGCAGCAGGGGTCACCAGTGGCTGTAATTTCCAGTTACACCTTCCCCAGTAACGTCAGATTGGCGCTGGGTGGCAATCCGAAAGTCACCAGTTTGTTTTGAatctggaggagaaaacagagcgATGCTGAGATATGATCATATTTGTCTTAGATGTGATGGTATGTGTGTCAGGACATTAACTTGAGTAGAGTAACTGAGGACTTGTACTTTCTAAATTAAGTTCTGCTCTTAATATACAGTGCATGCTTGACACAAATGAAATATCTGCTCTTCAGCTTCTGTGTGGAAACAGGatcaggaagaaaataaaaactggaacAGTGACATATTTGAAGTGCCTGTGTGAAATCTGATGCTCTGACAGGATGTGTGGTTTCGATAGGAAGACACCGACCTGCTGTACGACCGTACTCCTGATGTATTCCTCAGTCAGAGCCACCACAGAGGAAATCCTTGCCGTCAAGCGAATGACAACTAGAAAGACAGTGAATCAACAGGTCAGGCCAGAACCGCTTGTTTGTTCTCATGCTACACTCATGCTACACTACACAACATGAATCACGTATTAATGAAGTGAATAACACAGTCCAGATAGAAAcgtcaaatgaaaaaacatgttttagaaGCACCATCTTTTCTCCAGGGCCCGGCCAACCTGATTGGTGGACACAGGATCAACAGTACTGAGTTCAATGTTTGTATCTGTGCCAAGACTGGGCCAACGTTTCCATTCTCACACACCGTTTACAGGTCGACTAGTTTCTTTAATCACACAAGttgaacatttctccacacaaaacacaaacagtgatactttttgtaggCGTTTTACCTTTTGTGGGTCAGAAAAACAATGGACACTTAAATAAGGTCATAATTTATTTGTTGATAATGTGTGATTACTCTCACAAGAAAAGTAGCCGATAGCGAGCTGTACTTCAGTAAATTATATTCAAGCCCTGACAATGTGAGAGTTGTAGTGGTTGATATAGTTAGAGGTGTAGTGATAGAGTGAATGGTGGTCGTACTTTGTTGGGATGATGACGTAGGTCCCGGTAAAGTTGTAGGGGTTATGGCGGTGATGATGGTACTAGGTTCGGTCCCTGGTGGAGGTCCCGGTGAAGTTGTAGGGGTTGCGGTAGTAATGATGGTACTAGGTTCGGGCATTGGTGGAGGTCCCGGTGAAGTTGTAGGGGTTATGGCGGTGATGATGGTACTAGGTTCGGTCCCTGGTGGAGGTCGCGGTGAAGTTGTAGGGGTTGCGGTAGTAATGATGGTACTAGGTTCGGGCATTGGTGGAGGTCCCGGTGAAGTTGTAGGGGTTACGGCGGTAATGATGGTACTAGGTTCGGTCCCTGGTGGAGGTCCCGGTGAAGTGGTAGAAATGACGGTACTAGGTTCGGGCATTGGTGGAGGTCCCGGTGAAGTTGTAGGGGTTACGGCGGTAATGATGGTACTAGGTTCGGTCCCTGGTGGAGGTCCCGGTGAAGTTGTAGGGGTTATGGCGGTGATGATGGTACTAGGTTCGGTCCCTGGTGGAGGTCGCGGTGAAGTTGTAGGGGTTGCGGTAGTAATGATGGTACTAGGTTCGGGCATTGGTGGAGGTCCCGGTGAAGTTGTAGGGGTTATGGCGGTGATGATGGTACTAGGTTCGGTCCCTGGTGGAGGTCGCGGTGAAGTTGTAGGGGTTGCGGTAGTAATGATGGTACTAGGTTCGGGCATTGGTGGAGGTCCCGGTGAAGTTGTAGGGGTTACGGCGGTAATGATGGTACTAGGTTCGGTCCCTGGTGGAGGTCGCGGTGAAGTTGTAGGGGTTGCGGTAGTAATGATGGTACTAGGTTCGGGCATTGGTGGAGGTCCCGGTGAAGTTGTAGGGGTTACGGCGGTAATGATGGTACTAGGTTCGGTCCCTGGTGGAGGTCCCGGTGAAGTTGTAGGGGTTGCGGTAGTAATGATGGTACTAGGTTCGGGCATTGGTGGAGGTCCCGGTGAAGTTGTAGGGGTTACGGCGGTAATGATGGTACTAGGTTCGGTCCCTGGTGGAGGTCCCGGTGAAGTTGTAGGGGTTGCGGTAGTAATGATGGTACTAGGTTCGGGCATTGGTGGAGGTCCCGGTGAAGTTGTAGGGGTTACGGCGGTAATGATGGTACTAGGTTCGGTCCCTGGTGGAGGTCCCGGTGAAGTGGTAGAAATGACGGTCCTAGGTTCGACCCCTGGTGAAACTTCTCGTAGAGTTCTTCGTTGAGTTTTTGAAATCACTTCGGCTGTACTTGTGAGAAATGATGGATCTGATGGAAAGATAAAATATGAGCCGTGCTCAACCTTTACCTGCGTATGAATTCAGCAGTGGAATTTGAGACGTGAACAGACAAAGGAGGGTGTATCTCACCGTTTCCAACACTTACGATGACACATCGCAGCTCAGAGTGATACTTTGTTGAACTGAGGAAATGAAACACAATTAAACCAAATAATCACCCTTTAGAGAACACTTCAGCTTCCCttcatcaaattaaacaacTGTTTGGTTGTACTTGAACTCTTGTTCTATGTTCGATACTCTGTCCACTGTTTCATGTGCAGAGGACAAAAGTACTGACTTGGAAAGTGCTTGGACGATGAAGCAGATGGGTTGGCTCTCTCCATCTTCGCTCTGAGACGGCGTCCAGCTCAGGGTAAACTGACCTGGTCCTGAGCTGGTCTGGTTCACGTTGTGCGGCCCGCTGAACAGCAGCTCAGAGACCCTTTAACAAGCGGCAGAAGAAAATTATCTTAacgttttacattttcaaagccACTGTGTTACAGAGGTTCCCGTCTCAGTGACATCTTAAACTGAAATTGGCCGTTAGCTAAGCCTCAGATAAATCTTAATCAGAGActcaatttctttcttttattttttcgaGCAGACATTTAGTCTTCTAACAATTTAGTAAATACATGGATCTattcacatttttatctgagttttattagactgtaaataaatatggaaatcCCGTCTCCACTTCCAGAACATCCTGGAaatgaatgctgccatcttgtgccgatgtCGTAATTTGGAACCAGTGTCTGTATAGTAGCAACTGGGGGGTGGAGCAGTGTTACTGAGGTCCTGTCACATGTGttacgagtcagtctcagctgtcaatcatgacgtctcagcctgtttttacatcatcaaataactaattaaaatcaaactgatcagaaacatgaactaaTGACTTAAACGACCGTAATTTAACAGAAGGTTCTGTCCCAATGTCTAACGCGGATTTAGATTTTCCTTTTTACTCACGTGGAGAAAGTTGCAGCTGCTTTAATGCTGATGTCAAGGGTCTGATTGACGGGGGTGTGAAGTCGAGCTCTGTTGGCCGGTGTTGGAGGCAGGAACGCTGGCAAATACAGTCCCTCTGTGCAGGATGGCACCGCCGGATCCACTGGAGCGACACAAGACAATCAGCTGAGTAAGAAGCTAATTATGCACAAAAAAACGATGTCCTCTGCTCACCAAAGATCAGTGAAACTCAAAGAGATGCAAATCACCCTGTAAAACATTAGATTTTACCTTTCAAGACAAACTGGACGGGTATCGCACTGACAGGGAAGCTGCTAGGTAACGTCTGAGTCCCGCTGACACTAATCAGGTTGATAGTCTGCCTCGCAAAGTCCTCCATCACCAGCTGGACTGCGTACAGACCTtcattgctgctgctggtggagctgaaTGTCAGATCACAAGACTGCAAAAGGACGTTGATTAGCTCCAGACAACCCGTCGTGTTGTCATCACCCTTATTCCAGAAATCATGGCAAACACTTGGTTACTCACGGGTGAGAGGTCGAGACCAGACGGCGGCGTGCAGGGGCTACACTCGAACAGTTCTGCGTTTCCATATCTACATTTGACCTCGTCTCCATCAGAGTCAAACGCCAACAGGTTGATTTGTCTCTGACAGTTTGAAGGAactctgggagagagagagagccaaaCCAACATTTTAGCATCTGTTTCGTGATCTCTGGATAATGTGTAAGTTGACATGGAGACACGTTAGCTAAAACTCTTGACTATGCAACACTGCCTGTCACGACTAAACAAAGCATCGCTGTATAACCTTGCAAATTAATTCACCCTTGCATCTTAGAGCAGGAGCAAAGACTATATCACCTAAACCCTGAGGGGAGGTGTTTGGCATTGA
The genomic region above belongs to Hippoglossus hippoglossus isolate fHipHip1 chromosome 18, fHipHip1.pri, whole genome shotgun sequence and contains:
- the zgc:77880 gene encoding zf-DHHC domain-containing protein, with the translated sequence MAAPRCRIDPCGVICLLLTYFSVFYADYVVVRYVLIPTFSGSVWCSLHGSVFNLILLLLLACHSKAVLSDPGKVPLPDTAIDFSDLRSQSSRMSERGCEGWTVCSRCETYRPPRAHHCRVCQRCIRRMDHHCPWINNCVGELNQKYFIQFLFYTGMASLYSMVLVVSAWVWRIRNERDGDAEKEGEETPSKHLIVAHYIILLVESVLFGVFVMVIFYDQLISIITDETPIEQMRNRLMIKDRGASSTSSSSSSSSSSQLPHPPSHTRKPKLALLREVFGRGSVFFWFLPLHSNPPSVGGVSYSALPDYDV